Genomic window (Marinilabiliales bacterium):
TCATCAGAAAAACCATCTTTGATGAAATAGGAGGGTATAAAGATATTCCTGTAATGGAGGATCTTGAGATACAAAAAGAGATCAGAAGAAAAGGACGGTTCATCAAACTGCCCCTGGCAGTGACAACTTCTGCCAGAAGATTTATTCAAAATGGAATTATCAGGCAGCAACTCCTGAATATTGCGTTAGTGATGGCTTATGAAACCGGTGTATCGCCCACGAGGATCAAAGAATTTTATTCCGATTAATGGTTTATGGGTTTTTTGGGAACCACGGGAAAAACGGACTGGTTTTTTGAATGTATTCCCGGTATTGTGGTTTCCTGTCATCTAAAGATTTTTCAAGCAATGAAACTCCTGAGACTTTTATTATCAGTATAGTCATAAGCACTGAACCAACAATCTGCCAGTAATTTCCGGCAGCTATACTGAAAATGGCAAAAGACCACCAGACGGCAGAATCGCCAAAATAATTGGGATGCCTGGTATATTTCCAGAATCCCTTGTCTAGCACCTTTCCTTTGTTTTGGGGATTGCTTTTAAACCTGGCCAACTGAAAATCGCCTCCGGCCTCAAACACAAATCCAATCAGCCACACTAAAATACCCAGGTAATCTATCCAGGTAAGATTCTCGTTTTGTGTTCCGGCGTTGGCTCCCAATAAGGGCAGGGAAACAAGCATAATCAACACTCCCTGCAACAGAAACACCTGAAAGTAGCTAAACCACCAGTAGCGATGCGGGCCGTACTTTCGTCTGAATTCCCGGTACCTGAAGTCTTCTCCTTTGCCCAGGTTTCTCCAGGCCAGATAAATGGAAAGCCTCAAGCCCCAGATTGAGACCAGAACCAGCAGGAGTATTTTTCGTTCATTCAAATCGCCCGATACAAAGAAGTAAAAGGAATTTACCACCACGAAACCAAGTCCCCAGAACAGGTCAATTATGCTTACATCTTTTATAATAACGCTTACTATCCAAAGGAGTGTCACCAGGATGAAAATGATGAGCGAGGCTTGTAAAAACGGGGTCAGCATTTGCAAAAACAAATTAATTATCAAACAACAATGAAATGCCAATGGTGCCGATTCCGGCATGCATTCCTAT
Coding sequences:
- a CDS encoding DUF1295 domain-containing protein — protein: MLTPFLQASLIIFILVTLLWIVSVIIKDVSIIDLFWGLGFVVVNSFYFFVSGDLNERKILLLVLVSIWGLRLSIYLAWRNLGKGEDFRYREFRRKYGPHRYWWFSYFQVFLLQGVLIMLVSLPLLGANAGTQNENLTWIDYLGILVWLIGFVFEAGGDFQLARFKSNPQNKGKVLDKGFWKYTRHPNYFGDSAVWWSFAIFSIAAGNYWQIVGSVLMTILIIKVSGVSLLEKSLDDRKPQYREYIQKTSPFFPWFPKNP
- a CDS encoding glycosyltransferase, with the translated sequence AGGSFYVKFDDQNRILNFLARFTRINNKYLTWGDQGIFIRKTIFDEIGGYKDIPVMEDLEIQKEIRRKGRFIKLPLAVTTSARRFIQNGIIRQQLLNIALVMAYETGVSPTRIKEFYSD